One segment of Gemmatimonadales bacterium DNA contains the following:
- a CDS encoding amidohydrolase family protein, with protein sequence MELRALTRAARYAAIAALGACAGHAAINGVAPVPAYDLVIRNGRVLDGGGNPWVRADLAVTGGFIAKVGVVRERGRKEIDAAGRYVSPGWIDMMDQSGEVLLESGSAENKLRMGVTSLIGGEGGTPVPAAQVGSYFARLEQQGIAVNFGTYYSAAQSRIDAMGDAAGAPTPAQMAKMKADVSLALEQGAFGVSSALIYPPESFQSTADLIELAKLGARCNGFYATHMRDESENLVSAIREAVEIGEKAGVKVEIFHLKAAYAPGWGRLMPQAIAEVEAARARGVDVAADMYPYEAGGTGLSITVPNWVFADGEERGYQRLRDSTVRQRLKREVAAGSLPGWSNLVQASGGWDHVVLANAYNPKYEADRSHSIAEIARAQGRDPADVAWDIVLDALPNRAMALFFFMDERDIETALSQPWTSIGSDAAAAVKFGEVDALGLPHPRAYGTFPRVIAEYVKKRHLLTLEQAVRKMTSWPAARMGLSDRGVIREGLRADLTVFDYDRIKDAATWEHPTAAPTGIDYVVVNGVLAVENGAYTGAKAGRVLHGGCWRQSVK encoded by the coding sequence ATGGAGCTTCGGGCACTGACCCGGGCCGCGCGATACGCCGCCATCGCGGCGCTGGGGGCCTGCGCCGGTCACGCCGCCATCAACGGTGTGGCGCCGGTGCCGGCCTACGACCTCGTCATCCGCAACGGGCGGGTGCTCGACGGCGGAGGCAATCCCTGGGTCCGGGCGGACCTGGCGGTCACGGGCGGGTTCATCGCCAAAGTCGGCGTGGTGCGCGAGCGGGGCCGCAAGGAGATCGACGCGGCCGGCCGCTACGTCTCGCCCGGCTGGATCGACATGATGGACCAGTCCGGCGAGGTGCTGCTGGAGAGCGGCTCCGCGGAGAACAAGCTGCGGATGGGCGTCACCAGCCTCATCGGTGGCGAGGGTGGCACACCGGTGCCCGCCGCCCAGGTCGGGAGCTACTTCGCCCGGCTGGAGCAGCAGGGCATCGCCGTCAACTTCGGGACCTACTACAGCGCCGCCCAGTCGCGGATCGATGCGATGGGCGACGCCGCCGGCGCGCCGACACCCGCGCAGATGGCCAAGATGAAGGCCGACGTCTCACTCGCCCTGGAGCAGGGAGCCTTCGGAGTCTCCAGCGCACTGATCTATCCGCCGGAGAGCTTTCAGAGCACCGCGGACCTGATCGAGCTGGCCAAGCTGGGCGCCAGGTGTAACGGGTTCTACGCCACCCACATGAGGGACGAGAGCGAGAACCTGGTCTCCGCCATCCGGGAGGCGGTGGAGATCGGGGAGAAGGCGGGGGTGAAGGTGGAGATCTTCCACCTCAAGGCCGCGTATGCCCCTGGGTGGGGACGCTTGATGCCGCAGGCGATCGCCGAGGTGGAGGCGGCCCGCGCCCGTGGGGTGGACGTGGCGGCGGACATGTATCCCTACGAGGCCGGCGGGACCGGGCTCAGCATCACGGTACCCAACTGGGTGTTCGCCGACGGCGAGGAGCGGGGCTATCAGCGGCTCAGGGATTCGACGGTGCGGCAGCGCCTCAAACGCGAGGTCGCGGCGGGCTCGCTCCCGGGCTGGTCCAACCTGGTGCAGGCCTCCGGTGGCTGGGATCATGTCGTGCTCGCGAACGCCTACAATCCCAAGTACGAGGCGGATCGCTCCCACAGCATCGCCGAGATCGCGCGAGCGCAGGGCCGGGACCCGGCGGACGTCGCCTGGGACATCGTGCTGGATGCGCTGCCCAACCGGGCGATGGCGCTGTTCTTCTTCATGGACGAGAGAGACATCGAGACCGCCCTCAGCCAGCCGTGGACCAGCATCGGGAGCGATGCGGCCGCCGCGGTGAAGTTCGGCGAGGTGGATGCGCTGGGCCTGCCCCACCCGCGGGCCTACGGCACCTTTCCGCGAGTGATCGCCGAATACGTGAAGAAGCGACATCTCCTGACCCTGGAGCAGGCGGTGCGGAAGATGACGTCCTGGCCTGCCGCGCGCATGGGTCTCAGCGACCGGGGTGTCATCCGGGAGGGATTGCGGGCCGATCTCACCGTGTTCGACTACGACCGCATCAAGGACGCGGCGACCTGGGAGCACCCGACCGCGGCACCCACCGGCATCGATTACGTGGTGGTGAACGGTGTGCTCGCGGTGGAGAACGGCGCCTACACCGGGGCCAAAGCGGGCCGGGTGCTGCACGGCGGCTGCTGGCGCCAGTCAGTCAAGTAG
- a CDS encoding serine hydrolase: protein MAALLVVVSREASAQKPTARPPAPSIEREAPVGAPVPVAPQLTRADVEAWLDGYLPYALQRGDIAGAVVVVVKDGAILLEKGYGYADVAKHREVDPQRTLFRPGSISKLFTWTAAMQLVEQGKLNLDHDVNEYLDFKIPPAFGKPITLRNIMTHTPGFEEVEKNVIVSDSVGFESLEAFLKDWTPHRIFPPGQVPAYSNYATALMGYVIQRVSGERFEEYIERHIFGPLKMEHATFRQPLPNNLKADMSRGYQVASGDAKPYEVVIPAPAGSLAAAGHDMGLFMIAHLQNGRLGSAEILKPETAKLMHGTALTILPRVNRMLLGFYETNRNGRRAIAHGGDSYWFHSDLHLFIDDGVGIFISMNSPGKEGAAGPIRSTLFEQFADRYLPGETEDGRVDPKTAAEHAKLIAGHYDNSRRAQSSFLSILGLIGDAKVTTNDDSTISLAGLDGLNGQPKKWREVSPFIWREVDGKNWLAAKVEGGKVAMLSGDEISPFMMFLPSPWWRSSVWLLPLLEVSLAALLLTLLLWPTTALVRRHYRTAFPLEGVQASAYRWIRLAVAATLLTLLGWFGLFSVLNSRNPAVTDRLDPWVWLLHLASLVVFVGAAAIALWHCRVVWAGRRRWPARLWSVVLAISLVTVLGVALIYKFIAFSAHF, encoded by the coding sequence ATGGCGGCGCTCCTGGTCGTCGTGAGCCGTGAGGCCTCGGCTCAGAAACCCACCGCCCGGCCCCCGGCGCCATCGATCGAGCGGGAGGCGCCAGTGGGCGCTCCGGTGCCCGTCGCCCCCCAGCTCACCCGGGCGGACGTGGAGGCGTGGCTCGACGGCTACCTGCCGTATGCCCTGCAGCGGGGGGACATCGCCGGCGCGGTCGTGGTGGTGGTCAAGGACGGCGCGATCCTGCTGGAGAAGGGCTACGGCTACGCCGACGTCGCCAAGCACCGGGAGGTGGACCCGCAGCGCACCCTCTTCCGGCCGGGCTCGATCTCGAAGCTGTTCACCTGGACCGCGGCGATGCAGCTGGTGGAACAGGGGAAGCTGAACCTCGACCACGACGTGAACGAGTACCTCGATTTCAAGATTCCTCCCGCGTTCGGCAAACCGATCACCCTGCGCAACATCATGACCCACACGCCGGGCTTCGAGGAGGTCGAGAAGAACGTGATCGTGTCCGACTCGGTGGGGTTCGAATCGCTGGAAGCCTTCCTCAAGGACTGGACGCCGCACCGGATCTTCCCACCGGGCCAGGTCCCGGCGTACTCCAACTACGCGACCGCCCTCATGGGGTATGTGATCCAGCGGGTCTCGGGCGAGCGGTTCGAGGAGTACATCGAGCGCCACATCTTCGGCCCGCTGAAGATGGAGCATGCGACCTTCCGGCAGCCGCTCCCCAACAATCTCAAGGCCGACATGTCGCGGGGCTACCAGGTCGCCTCGGGAGACGCGAAGCCGTACGAAGTGGTGATCCCCGCGCCGGCGGGCAGCCTCGCCGCCGCGGGCCATGACATGGGGCTGTTCATGATCGCCCACCTGCAGAACGGGCGGCTCGGATCGGCGGAGATCCTCAAGCCGGAGACGGCCAAGCTGATGCACGGAACGGCGCTCACCATTCTGCCCCGGGTGAACCGCATGCTCCTGGGGTTCTACGAGACCAACCGCAACGGCCGCCGGGCGATCGCCCACGGGGGCGATAGCTACTGGTTCCACAGCGACCTGCACCTCTTCATCGACGACGGGGTCGGCATCTTCATCTCGATGAACAGCCCTGGCAAGGAGGGGGCGGCGGGCCCCATCCGGAGCACGCTCTTCGAGCAGTTCGCCGACCGCTATCTGCCGGGCGAGACCGAGGATGGACGGGTCGATCCCAAGACCGCGGCGGAGCACGCCAAATTGATTGCCGGCCACTACGACAACTCCCGCCGGGCGCAGTCCAGCTTCCTCAGCATCCTGGGCCTCATCGGGGACGCGAAGGTCACGACCAATGACGACAGCACCATCAGCCTCGCGGGACTGGACGGCCTCAACGGCCAGCCGAAGAAGTGGCGGGAGGTGTCGCCCTTCATCTGGCGCGAGGTGGATGGCAAGAACTGGCTGGCGGCCAAGGTGGAAGGCGGCAAGGTGGCGATGCTGAGCGGAGACGAGATCTCGCCCTTCATGATGTTCCTGCCCTCGCCCTGGTGGAGGTCGTCCGTCTGGCTGCTGCCACTGCTCGAGGTCTCACTGGCGGCATTGCTGCTGACGCTGCTGCTCTGGCCCACCACGGCCCTGGTGCGCCGGCATTACCGCACGGCCTTTCCGCTGGAGGGTGTACAGGCCTCCGCCTACCGATGGATCCGACTGGCCGTCGCGGCGACCCTGCTCACGCTGCTCGGCTGGTTCGGCCTGTTCTCCGTCCTCAACTCGCGCAACCCGGCGGTGACCGACCGGCTCGACCCCTGGGTCTGGCTGCTGCACCTGGCGAGCCTGGTTGTCTTCGTCGGCGCCGCGGCGATCGCGCTGTGGCATTGCCGCGTGGTCTGGGCAGGCAGGAGACGCTGGCCCGCCCGGCTCTGGAGTGTGGTGCTGGCCATCTCCCTGGTCACGGTCCTCGGGGTGGCCCTGATCTACAAGTTCATTGCCTTTAGCGCGCATTTCTGA
- a CDS encoding M20 family metallopeptidase, producing the protein MGPLPAGIAEAFSADEIAWLTALRRDLHRHPELSWQEEGTAARLEQALTGLGASDVRRVAGTGVLARIPGRGTGTPVVAIRGDIDALPIQEATGLPFSSEILGVMHACGHDIHATWAVGAALLLRKAPAHGDVLILLQPAEEAAEGAAAVLESGALDGVAAIFGAHVDRRYEVGQVVAQEGPVAASADFFTIELSGAGAHGARPHEATDPIVGAATLIGALQTLVSRRLDPAVPGVVTVATIHAGTADNIIPDRAVLTGTVRAVDAASRALLLEELRHVAERVAEAHHLGARVSFDQGTPPIVNLAQPTGWAREAVRSVLGPGADVPLAGTNMGGEDFAFYLERMPGCFLRIGAREPGGAWLPAHSSGFYAAEESALVGAAVLAETARRAAAALAT; encoded by the coding sequence GTGGGCCCGCTTCCCGCCGGTATCGCCGAGGCGTTCTCCGCAGACGAGATCGCCTGGCTCACCGCCCTCCGCCGCGACCTGCATCGGCATCCCGAGCTCTCCTGGCAGGAAGAGGGCACGGCCGCTCGTCTCGAGCAGGCGCTGACAGGCCTCGGCGCCTCCGACGTCCGACGCGTGGCAGGCACCGGCGTGCTGGCCCGGATCCCCGGCCGCGGGACCGGCACACCGGTCGTCGCCATCCGAGGCGATATCGACGCGCTGCCGATCCAGGAGGCGACCGGATTGCCCTTCTCCTCCGAGATCCTCGGCGTGATGCACGCCTGCGGCCACGACATCCATGCGACCTGGGCGGTGGGCGCCGCGTTGCTGCTTCGGAAGGCTCCGGCGCACGGGGACGTCCTGATCCTGCTGCAACCCGCCGAGGAGGCCGCCGAGGGAGCGGCGGCCGTGCTCGAGAGCGGCGCGCTCGATGGCGTGGCGGCGATCTTCGGTGCCCACGTGGACCGCAGATACGAGGTGGGTCAGGTCGTGGCTCAGGAGGGGCCGGTGGCCGCCTCCGCCGACTTCTTCACGATCGAGCTCAGCGGCGCGGGCGCTCACGGCGCCCGGCCCCACGAGGCGACCGATCCGATCGTGGGGGCGGCCACCCTGATCGGCGCGCTGCAGACCCTGGTCTCCCGCCGGCTCGATCCGGCCGTGCCCGGCGTCGTGACCGTGGCCACGATCCACGCCGGCACCGCCGACAACATCATTCCCGACCGCGCCGTGCTCACCGGCACCGTGCGCGCGGTGGACGCCGCATCGCGCGCGCTGCTGCTGGAGGAGCTGCGCCACGTCGCCGAGCGGGTGGCCGAGGCGCACCATCTCGGGGCGAGGGTCAGCTTCGACCAGGGCACGCCTCCCATCGTAAACCTTGCTCAACCGACCGGCTGGGCCCGCGAGGCCGTGCGCTCCGTCCTGGGGCCCGGGGCCGACGTGCCGCTGGCGGGCACCAACATGGGTGGCGAGGACTTCGCCTTCTACCTGGAGCGCATGCCGGGTTGTTTCCTGCGGATCGGCGCGCGCGAGCCCGGTGGGGCCTGGCTGCCGGCGCACTCGTCCGGCTTCTACGCCGCCGAGGAAAGCGCGCTGGTCGGGGCCGCCGTCCTGGCCGAGACGGCGCGACGCGCCGCGGCGGCCCTGGCTACTTGA
- a CDS encoding GntR family transcriptional regulator, whose protein sequence is MKGPAAAPRTPGPARSTMVRGERPLVVYEQLRDLIVHGHLAPGSRIVESDVAGRLGVSRTPVRGALQRLQQEGYIVDPSGGRLARPTVSPLTSDDARELFHIVAEIEGLSGRWAAGLPVGERRALSRTLRAINADFRREAAVRRPDFNRLHDLDSTFHRTYVEAGAGRRLLILHRTIKPQAERYERLYVSLLVSDLATSVAEHEAIAGAIERGNADAAQRAVQTNWRNAAERLERVIDRAGERGSW, encoded by the coding sequence ATGAAAGGCCCCGCGGCCGCACCCCGAACGCCTGGGCCCGCCCGCTCGACGATGGTCCGGGGGGAGCGGCCGCTGGTGGTCTACGAGCAGCTGCGCGACCTGATCGTCCACGGCCACCTGGCCCCGGGCAGCCGCATCGTCGAGAGCGACGTGGCCGGTCGCCTGGGGGTGAGCCGGACCCCGGTGCGGGGAGCGCTCCAGCGGTTGCAGCAGGAGGGCTACATCGTGGATCCGTCCGGCGGCCGGCTGGCTCGCCCCACCGTCTCGCCGCTCACCAGTGACGATGCCCGCGAGCTGTTCCACATCGTCGCGGAGATCGAGGGACTGAGCGGCCGGTGGGCCGCCGGCCTGCCGGTGGGCGAGCGCCGGGCGCTGTCGCGGACCCTGCGTGCCATCAATGCCGACTTCCGGCGCGAGGCCGCCGTCCGGCGCCCGGACTTCAACCGGCTGCACGACCTCGACAGCACCTTCCATCGGACCTACGTCGAGGCCGGAGCGGGCCGGCGGCTGCTCATCCTGCACCGGACCATCAAGCCCCAGGCGGAACGCTACGAGCGGCTCTACGTGAGCCTGCTGGTGAGCGACCTGGCGACCTCGGTGGCCGAGCACGAGGCCATCGCCGGCGCGATCGAGCGGGGAAACGCGGACGCCGCGCAGCGCGCGGTGCAGACCAACTGGCGCAATGCGGCCGAGCGGCTGGAGCGGGTCATCGACCGGGCGGGAGAGCGGGGGAGCTGGTAG
- a CDS encoding serine hydrolase domain-containing protein, giving the protein MDSPAGWFGGLLAAVMLGGSSPGPLVAQGSLPDSVARKVDAVFARFDRPNSPGCALGIYRDDQLVYARGYGSANLELGVPITPATVFDIGSTSKQFTAMSILLLARDGKLALDDDVRRYLPELPANRTPVTIRQLLHHTSGTRDYLTLMELAGERFENVSTDADALELLARQRALDFPPGSEWEYSNSGFFLLSIIVKRVTGQSLRQFAQATIFDPLGMTHTHFHDDHQMIIPNRATGYDPPDSTGGFRIDMSNFEQTGDGAVNTTVQDLLLWDRNFYSGKVGGAHVLAEMVKPGVLNDGTVLDYASGLFIDHYRGLPTVAHGGSWAGYRAELLRFPSEHVSMACLCNLARSNPSGLALKVADVYLAGRLAEPPRTPGAPPVSADTVRALAGTYRDAGNGGIAHIAVENDTLRLRYSGYSVDLRPVAPGEFELVDAEARLRFIPASGAAPRQIRITGSGLGNRVLRAIEPSAPLRAALAALAGDYWSPELGAGYRIALASDSLVLHARNLPESALGPTVRDEFEDAAAGFTLHFTRDRARRVTGFTLAAGRTQGLWFERRRATSSPALPPGR; this is encoded by the coding sequence ATGGATTCACCCGCTGGTTGGTTCGGAGGGTTGCTCGCCGCCGTCATGCTCGGCGGTTCGAGTCCGGGGCCGCTGGTGGCCCAAGGGTCGCTGCCGGACAGCGTCGCCCGCAAGGTCGATGCGGTCTTCGCCCGGTTCGACCGGCCGAACTCCCCGGGATGCGCGCTGGGGATCTACCGCGACGATCAGCTGGTCTACGCCCGGGGCTACGGCAGCGCCAATCTCGAGCTCGGCGTCCCCATCACCCCGGCGACGGTCTTCGACATCGGCTCCACCTCGAAGCAGTTCACCGCGATGAGCATCCTGCTGCTGGCCCGGGACGGGAAGCTCGCCCTGGACGACGACGTGCGGCGCTACCTGCCGGAGCTGCCGGCGAATCGCACGCCGGTGACGATCCGGCAGCTGCTGCATCACACCAGCGGGACGCGGGATTACCTGACGCTCATGGAGCTGGCCGGCGAGCGATTCGAGAACGTCTCGACCGACGCCGATGCGCTCGAGCTGCTGGCCCGGCAGCGAGCCCTCGATTTCCCGCCGGGCAGCGAGTGGGAGTACAGCAACTCGGGATTCTTCCTGCTGTCGATCATCGTGAAGCGGGTCACCGGACAGTCGCTCCGCCAGTTCGCCCAGGCCACCATCTTCGACCCGCTGGGCATGACCCACACCCACTTTCACGACGACCACCAGATGATCATCCCCAACCGGGCCACCGGCTACGATCCGCCGGACAGCACCGGCGGCTTCCGGATCGACATGTCCAACTTCGAGCAGACCGGGGACGGCGCGGTGAACACCACAGTGCAGGACCTGCTGCTCTGGGACCGGAACTTTTATTCCGGCAAGGTCGGCGGCGCCCACGTCCTGGCGGAGATGGTGAAGCCGGGGGTGTTGAACGACGGCACCGTGCTGGACTATGCCTCCGGGCTCTTCATCGATCACTACCGGGGACTGCCCACCGTGGCGCACGGCGGGTCCTGGGCCGGCTACCGGGCGGAGCTGCTCCGCTTCCCCTCGGAGCACGTCTCCATGGCCTGTCTCTGCAACCTCGCCCGGTCGAACCCGTCGGGGCTGGCGCTCAAAGTGGCCGACGTCTACCTGGCGGGCAGGCTGGCGGAGCCTCCGCGGACTCCGGGTGCTCCGCCGGTCTCGGCCGACACCGTGCGGGCGCTCGCGGGGACCTACCGGGACGCGGGGAACGGCGGCATCGCACACATCGCCGTCGAGAACGACACCCTTCGACTCCGATACTCCGGCTACTCGGTCGACCTTCGACCGGTGGCGCCGGGCGAATTCGAGCTGGTCGACGCCGAGGCGCGGCTGCGCTTCATCCCGGCATCCGGGGCGGCACCCCGGCAGATCCGGATCACCGGATCGGGACTGGGGAACCGGGTGTTGCGCGCGATCGAGCCCTCGGCCCCGTTGCGTGCCGCTCTGGCGGCGCTCGCGGGGGACTACTGGAGCCCCGAGCTCGGGGCCGGCTATCGGATCGCGCTGGCGTCTGATTCGCTCGTCCTCCATGCCAGGAACCTTCCGGAGAGCGCCCTCGGCCCCACCGTGCGTGACGAGTTCGAGGACGCAGCAGCGGGGTTCACCCTCCACTTCACCCGCGATCGCGCCCGGCGGGTGACCGGCTTTACCCTCGCGGCCGGCCGGACCCAGGGCCTTTGGTTCGAGCGGCGCCGGGCTACCAGCTCCCCCGCTCTCCCGCCCGGTCGATGA
- a CDS encoding serine hydrolase domain-containing protein has protein sequence MYTILRAVTTGVAITFWSETAGAQRPDLGLTPASAELPSPAHPPTTGGARLDRTDLEAWLDGFLPYALQQGDVAGAVVVVVKDGRILLSKGYGYADVARRLRVDPARTLFRPGSVAKLFTWTAVMQLVEQGRLDLDRDVNDYLDFKLPPAFGKPITLRNAMTHTPGFEDVGKNLSSNDSTRLESLEAWLKAWVPMRVFPPGQVPAYSNYATALAGYIVQRVSGEPFEEYIERHIFVPLGMAHSTFRQPLPGTLKPDMAKGYDLASGEPTPFEMVRPTPAGGLSTTGEDMSRFMIAHLQNGRYGEAQILRPETARRMHSTPLTIVPAVHRMLLGFYESSINGHRAIAHAGDTYPFHSDLNLFVDDGIGLFISLNSLGKDGASGAIRTAFLEQFADRYLPGPTAAGEVGRPAAAAHARLMAGLYDNSRGSASNFFSLANLLGPVRVTVNPDTTIGVNLLQGLNGEPKRWREMSPFAWRELGGKGLLGAKVENGKVVKFTGDEVSPYMMFLPTPWWRSSGWLTPALEAAVVALLLTLILWPVEALVRRHYRAAPALTGTQAAVRRRVRLAVLAVLIVLGAWITTLTMFFSGNSELSSRQDPWLWLLQLMSLVVFVGGCAVALWHARVVWTGPRRWPAKAWSVVLALACTTVLYTALVFKLIAFDVNY, from the coding sequence ATGTATACTATACTCCGAGCGGTCACCACCGGGGTGGCCATCACGTTCTGGTCGGAGACCGCGGGAGCACAGCGGCCAGATCTCGGGCTCACGCCCGCCTCGGCCGAGCTGCCGAGCCCTGCCCACCCTCCGACCACCGGCGGCGCCCGGCTCGATCGAACCGATCTGGAGGCCTGGCTCGACGGGTTCCTGCCCTATGCCCTGCAGCAGGGCGACGTCGCTGGGGCGGTGGTGGTCGTCGTGAAGGACGGACGGATTCTCCTGTCCAAAGGCTACGGCTACGCCGACGTGGCCCGGCGCCTGCGGGTGGACCCCGCGCGTACTCTCTTCCGGCCAGGCTCGGTGGCGAAGCTGTTTACCTGGACCGCGGTGATGCAGCTCGTCGAGCAGGGGAGGCTCGACCTCGACCGCGACGTGAACGACTACCTCGACTTCAAACTCCCGCCGGCGTTCGGCAAGCCGATCACGCTGCGCAACGCCATGACCCATACCCCAGGCTTCGAGGACGTGGGCAAGAACCTTTCTTCCAATGACTCGACTCGGCTCGAGTCGTTGGAGGCCTGGCTCAAGGCCTGGGTGCCCATGCGAGTCTTCCCGCCGGGCCAGGTTCCCGCCTATTCCAATTACGCGACCGCGCTGGCGGGATACATCGTGCAGCGGGTCTCCGGAGAGCCCTTCGAGGAATACATCGAGCGCCACATCTTCGTTCCCCTCGGGATGGCCCACTCGACGTTCCGCCAGCCGCTGCCGGGCACCCTCAAGCCGGACATGGCCAAGGGATACGACCTGGCGTCGGGCGAGCCGACGCCGTTCGAGATGGTCCGACCGACCCCAGCCGGGGGCCTGTCCACCACGGGCGAAGATATGAGCCGATTCATGATCGCCCACCTGCAGAACGGCCGCTACGGTGAGGCGCAGATCCTCCGACCGGAGACGGCGAGGCGCATGCACAGCACCCCGCTCACCATCGTCCCCGCAGTTCACCGCATGCTGCTCGGCTTCTATGAGTCCAGCATCAACGGTCACCGCGCCATCGCTCACGCCGGCGACACGTATCCCTTCCACTCCGACCTGAATCTCTTCGTCGATGATGGGATCGGGCTCTTCATCTCGCTGAACAGCCTGGGAAAGGATGGCGCCAGCGGCGCGATCCGCACCGCGTTCCTCGAGCAGTTTGCCGACCGCTATCTTCCCGGTCCGACGGCCGCGGGAGAGGTCGGCCGGCCGGCCGCCGCGGCGCACGCCCGACTCATGGCCGGCCTGTACGACAATTCGCGCGGGTCGGCGTCAAATTTCTTCAGCCTGGCCAATCTTCTAGGCCCCGTCAGGGTCACCGTCAACCCCGATACCACGATTGGCGTGAACCTGCTGCAAGGCCTCAACGGCGAGCCCAAGCGTTGGCGTGAGATGTCGCCCTTCGCCTGGAGGGAGTTGGGTGGGAAAGGCCTGCTGGGGGCTAAGGTCGAGAACGGAAAGGTGGTCAAGTTCACTGGCGATGAGGTCTCGCCCTACATGATGTTCCTCCCCACGCCGTGGTGGCGATCCTCGGGCTGGCTCACGCCGGCATTGGAAGCAGCGGTGGTGGCGCTGCTCCTCACCTTGATCCTGTGGCCGGTCGAGGCTCTGGTACGCCGACATTACCGGGCGGCGCCTGCCCTGACGGGGACCCAGGCGGCGGTGCGCCGACGGGTACGTCTCGCCGTGCTTGCGGTCCTGATCGTCCTGGGAGCATGGATCACGACCCTTACCATGTTCTTCTCCGGAAATTCCGAGCTCAGTTCCCGGCAGGATCCCTGGCTCTGGCTGCTGCAGTTGATGAGCCTGGTGGTGTTCGTCGGCGGGTGCGCGGTGGCCTTGTGGCATGCTCGCGTGGTGTGGACGGGCCCGCGGCGGTGGCCGGCCAAGGCGTGGAGCGTGGTGCTCGCGCTGGCCTGCACGACGGTGCTCTACACCGCGCTGGTGTTCAAGCTCATTGCCTTCGATGTGAACTATTGA